A genomic segment from Aegilops tauschii subsp. strangulata cultivar AL8/78 chromosome 1, Aet v6.0, whole genome shotgun sequence encodes:
- the LOC109762122 gene encoding RNA polymerase sigma factor sigE, chloroplastic/mitochondrial-like codes for MTLSSFTRFPFAMELVEMLKCYIDFIVERQEINRAREELSFELGRAPTDEETMKKVGLLPARYRDVVRMTRPTYSLHSWNRVTQEELIKEVTDVDAIGVDTHKHNRLLRLAIDDLPKESVVIRQRFGLDGRGRRTLSKIADNLRISREMVRKYELKALMKLKHPTRVDYLRRYM; via the exons ATGACGCTCTCCAGCTTCACCCGCTTCCCGTTTGCCATGGAATTG GTAGAAATGCTGAAATGCTATATTGATTTTATCGTGGAGAGGCAGGAGATCAACAGGGCTCGGGAGGAGCTGTCGTTCGAGCTCGGGAGGGCGCCGACAGACGAGGAGACGATGAAGAAAGTGGGTCTGTTGCCCGCGAGGTACCGCGATGTGGTGCGGATGACGAGGCCGACCTACTCGCTCCACTCGTGGAACCGTGTCACGCAGGAGGAGCTCATCAAAGAGGTCACCGACGTCGACGCCATCGGGGTCGACACCCACAAGCACaaccgcctcctccgcctcgccaTTGATGACCTC CCCAAGGAGAGCGTGGTGATCAGGCAGAGGTTCGGGCTGGACGGCAGGGGGAGGCGCACACTGAGCAAGATCGCCGACAACCTAAGGATCTCGAGAGAGATGGTGCGCAAGTACGAGCTCAAGGCGCTCATGAAGCTCAAGCACCCCACCCGGGTCGACTACCTACGAAGATACATGTGA
- the LOC120966398 gene encoding uncharacterized protein, whose product MGSGVGDRMATRCRTFAREAVRRLGAWAKPDPSKPRVPFSTRMEWFNKEWDRHLTEGEKSVHNFKRTMKIAGPTFTAAAALHIFYKEMMRVQGPDGAPADPDTSYERARRAVFLFLHKVDPGSFPSPGDPALRLAQLWRTYYEELFGKPAEDEAENKEESLETARITAEAQALISQTLGKLQAEEACKTEADAVLFLVTKHREAWIREGALESLLDHQMHRVAAALPGASCDLSLLTEQRASRVRAAALSSLRRQLQQRMTARATEGPPDHSSDILTLITARKMVGEAQSMVDAVRARWASEATRESKPGDGIEGIQARSTEVPQHVADILQGAAEAHAKRASEAARRSKHGDGTAGSA is encoded by the exons ATGGGGTCGGGGGTCGGCGACAGGATGGCCACGCGATGCCGTACGTTTGCTCGGGAGGCCGTTCGCCGCTTGGGAGCCTGGGCGAAGCCCGATCCGTCCAAGCCTCGGGTCCCCTTCAGCACGAGGATGGAGTGGTTCAACAAG GAATGGGATAGGCACCTTACTGAGGGGGAAAAGTCAGTCCACAATTTCAAGCGGACCATGAAGATTGCGGGGCCTACTTTCACTGCAGCAGCAGCACTTCACATCTTTTACAAAGAGATGATGAGAGTTCAAGGACCTGATGGTGCTCCCGCAGATCCCGACACAAGCTACGAGCGTGCCAGGCGTGCCGTATTCCTCTTTCTGCACAAGGTTGACCCGGGGAGTTTCCCTTCACCTGGGGACCCCGCATTGAGGCTGGCGCAACTCTGGAGAACTTACTACGAGGAGCTCTTCGGAAAGCCAGCAGAAGATGAAGCCGAGAACAAGGAGGAGTCTTTGGAGACTGCGAGGATTACAGCAGAAGCTCAGGCTTTGATCTCCCAGACGCTTGGCAAGCTACAGGCAGAGGAAGCATGCAAGACTGAAGCCGATGCTGTCCTGTTTCTGGTTACAAAGCACAGAGAGGCATGGATCCGAGAAGGGGCCCTAGAATCACTGCTTGATCACCAGATGCACAGGGTCGCTGCTGCACTGCCCGGAGCTTCTTGCGATCTTTCCTTGCTGACAGAGCAGCGCGCCTCACGTGTTCGAGCGGCAGCCTTGTCATCATTGAGGAGGCAGTTGCAGCAGAGGATGACTGCCAGGGCTACTGAAGGACCACCAGACCACTCGTCCGACATACTTACCTTGATCACTGCTCGCAAAATGGTTGGCGAGGCACAGAGCATGGTTGATGCAGTCCGTGCCAGGTGGGCATCTGAAGCAACAAGGGAATCCAAGCCTGGGGATGGTATCGAAGGGATCCAAGCCCGGTCCACGGAAGTACCACAGCATGTGGCTGATATACTCCA